The following proteins come from a genomic window of Musa acuminata AAA Group cultivar baxijiao chromosome BXJ1-7, Cavendish_Baxijiao_AAA, whole genome shotgun sequence:
- the LOC135679514 gene encoding uncharacterized protein LOC135679514, whose translation MDFSTNSRSPNSWYRKPFPCDSQRRSSGKGMKDAGETDENSRPFLVGKEGKNLMTTAMSSAAKRKILSEKNNRAILPESCHDARLGAQMGSDLSSRFCLCGDRDEASSSPSNPVSYDPLTNCTSPRPQFLRYNPHRRRQILMRFVGEKREEDYGSGGDSSLSSDPEKLDAEDLLPAPSKSLQECEKEEVSDVEDIIMGEEEEEEEVDQRPGWSKLAWKMFLIGILLFSSYYVSSMSSDFEHGDGEVNRRACDQNTFSGNMMVTLMGLSKVCLDVPHKEFTCGNDDNDSNLSDSDGLRMRYLQENKSLHGIEVATRKDGGSMVENGIGTEDDFVVEAMTDEAADSQFAEQHKCSLSLPDEWSEEILGDTHHVPAVSSQVSETQFADTTSSDDQDEIVDLREAPWAEGGAELNESLWLPRSQIFSSLVSDDRKMDDSEVTDTGKNEFKWDHNFVFASKNVRRILLSMSLLTLTLSTILYKSCLKHQKTSAPASTPTCEMNIQDEVISSIRGKEDKVSDSNVCHKPLSHTSNEGTELAGTRPPVVELLGEYTIVGRTAHPTGSTQRFRGRGADPVEESKPDQYPTDPSETSAIMNRSPAVQRSLIREQSSLRRSARLRKRVTAP comes from the exons ATGGATTTCTCTACGAATAGTCGCTCACCGAACTCTTGGTATCGCAAGCCGTTCCCTTGTG ATTCCCAAAGAAGAAGCTCTGGTAAAGGAATGAAAGACGCCGGAGAGACTGACGAAAACAGCAGGCCTTTTTTAGTAGGGAAGGAAGGCAAGAACTTAATGACTACGGCCATGTCTTCGGCTGCGAAGAGGAAGATCTTGTCCGAGAAGAACAACCGCGCGATCTTACCGGAGTCCTGTCATGACGCCCGCTTGGGAGCGCAAATGGGCTCGGATCTTTCTTCGAGGTTCTGTCTTTGTGGGGATCGAGATGAAGCCAGCTCTAGTCCTTCCAACCCTGTTTCTTATGATCCGCTGACGAATTGCACCTCCCCGAGGCCGCAGTTCCTCCGCTATAACCCGCATAGGCGCCGGCAGATTCTCATGCGCTTCGTGGGAGAGAAGAGGGAGGAAGATTACGGATCGGGAGGCGACTCGAGCCTTTCTTCGGATCCGGAGAAGCTTGATGCAGAAGACTTGCTCCCGGCGCCTTCCAAATCCTTACAAGAATGCGAGAAAGAAGAAGTTAGCGACGTTGAAGATATCATcatgggagaggaggaggaggaggaggaggtggatcaGAGGCCTGGGTGGTCTAAATTGGCATGGAAGATGTTCCTCATTGGGATTTTGCTATTCTCTTCTTATTACGTTTCTTCCATGAGCTCAGATTTCGAACATGGAGATGGGGAAGTGAACCGTCGAGCCTGTGATCAGAACACCTTTTCTGGAAACATGATGGTGACTCTGATGGGGCTGTCTAAGGTTTGCTTGGATGTGCCTCACAAAGAATTTACTTGTGGAAACGACGATAACGACAGCAATCTATCAGATTCAGATGGTCTAAGAATGCGATACTTACAAGAGAACAAATCGCTTCATGGAATTGAAGTGGCAACAAGGAAAGATGGAGGATCGATGGTTGAGAATGGAATTGGTACTGAAGATGACTTTGTGGTTGAAGCAATGACTGACGAGGCTGCTGATTCCCAGTTCGCTGAGCAGCACAAATGCAGTCTTTCTCTTCCAGATGAATGGAGCGAGGAGATTCTGGGTGACACTCATCATGTGCCGGCTGTCTCCTCACAAGTTTCAGAGACTCAATTTGCTGATACCACCTCTTCAGatgatcaagatgaaattgtggaCCTCCGGGAGGCACCGTGGGCGGAGGGCGGCGCAGAGCTAAATGAATCTTTGTGGCTTCCTCGTTCCCAAATCTTCTCAAGCCTGGTGTCAGATGATCGAAAAATGGACGACAGTGAAGTCACTGATACAGGGAAGAACGAGTTCAAATGGGACCATAACTTTGTGTTTGCCTCGAAGAATGTTCGTAGGATACTACTATCAATGTCTTTGCTGACGCTTACGCTGAGTACTATCTTGTACAAGTCTTGTCTGAAGCACCAGAAGACCTCAGCGCCAGCATCCACGCCCACCTGTGAGATGAACATTCAGGATGAGGTTATATCTTCCATTAGAGGGAAAGAGGATAAGGTAAGCGATTCAAATGTTTGTCATAAGCCTCTGAGTCACACAAGCAATGAAGGAACAGAGTTAGCTGGTACTCGGCCACCGGTGGTGGAATTGCTTGGGGAGTACACCATCGTTGGGAGAACTGCCCATCCAACAGGTTCAACCCAAAGATTCAGAGGAAGAGGAGCAGATCCGGTTGAGGAATCAAAGCCAGATCAATATCCAACAGATCCGTCGGAGACTTCAGCGATTATGAACAGAAGTCCTGCCGTTCAGAGGTCACTCATTAGGGAACAG AGTTCTTTAAGGCGCTCAGCCCGACTCCGTAAACGGGTCACTGCACCTTGA
- the LOC135679515 gene encoding uncharacterized protein LOC135679515 gives MLPIKIHHSEVNTRERERERAREMDPCPFVRLIVESLALKLPPVAKPAGPGVHPSATPCFCTVQLQDCPSSTQTAPLPLAVDPTSTTNLIEPAASTSAVASSAVVISLEPAALRRPSGRPASLTVAVYAGRTGSTCGFSSGRLLGRVRVAVDLESAATRAAVIQSGWVSMGSGLSAARLHLVVRTEPDPRFVFQFGSEPECSPVVYQIQGGGGTGHGGCVRQPVFSCRFSADRRRTTRTTSPPTKSNRRRCWFGSLGGERDHESREQRKGWTVTIHDLSGSPVAAASIVTPFVASPGSDRVSRSNPGAWLILRAVGPSATNWKPWGRLVAWREKGPVDALGYRFELMTDAGPNRGVPIVESSLSMRKGGHFCIDPGVVEKSGPFAGGFVMAATVEGQGKVSKPTVQVGVQHVSCMADVALFIALSAAIDLSGDACQLFSHKLRKELSQDQQEYAP, from the exons ATGCTTCCTATAAAGATCCACCACAGCGAAGTtaatacgagagagagagagagagagcgagcgagagagatggATCCCTGCCCATTCGTTCGGCTCATCGTGGAATCTCTTGCGTTGAAGCTACCGCCAGTGGCGAAGCCGGCAGGCCCTGGCGTCCACCCCTCCGCCACCCCATGCTTCTGCACCGTCCAACTCCAAGACTGCCCCTCCTCCACCCAGACCGCTCCTCTCCCTCTCGCCGTCGACCCCACGTCGACCACCAACTTGATCGAACCAGCAGCGTCCACTTCTGCCGTTGCCTCCTCCGCGGTCGTCATCAGTCTCGAGCCAGCCGCGTTGCGGAGGCCGTCAGGCAGACCAGCAAGCCTGACCGTGGCGGTCTACGCGGGCCGGACGGGGAGCACGTGCGGGTTCAGCTCCGGCCGGCTGCTCGGCCGGGTCAGAGTGGCGGTGGACCTCGAGTCGGCTGCCACGCGGGCGGCGGTGATACAGAGCGGGTGGGTCAGCATGGGGAGCGGGCTGTCGGCGGCGCGGCTCCACCTGGTGGTGCGGACGGAGCCGGACCCCAGGTTCGTGTTCCAGTTCGGGAGCGAGCCGGAGTGCAGCCCGGTGGTGTACCAAATCCAAGGAGGCGGTGGGACTGGCCACGGCGGTTGCGTTCGCCAACCGGTGTTCAGTTGCCGGTTCTCCGCTGACCGTCGGCGGACCACCCGAACCAC CTCACCGCCAACCAAAAGCAACCGGAGAAGATGTTGGTTTGGTTCACTGGGTGGAGAAAGAGACCACGAGAGCAGGGAGCAGCGCAAGGGGTGGACTGTAACCATTCATGACCTCTCGGGATCCCCGGTGGCTGCCGCGTCCATCGTCACTCCCTTCGTGGCCTCCCCCGGTTCAGACCGTGTCTCGCGCTCCAACCCCGGCGCATGGCTCATACTCCGCGCCGTCGGCCCGTCCGCCACCAACTGGAAGCCATGGGGACGGCTCGTGGCCTGGCGCGAGAAAGGCCCCGTCGACGCCCTGGGCTACAGGTTCGAGCTCATGACCGACGCCGGACCAAACCGCGGAGTCCCCATCGTGGAGTCGTCCCTCAGCATGCGCAAAGGTGGCCACTTCTGCATCGATCCTGGCGTCGTCGAAAAGTCAGGGCCCTTCGCCGGTGGCTTCGTGATGGCAGCGACGGTGGAAGGTCAAGGCAAGGTGAGCAAGCCAACAGTTCAAGTCGGGGTGCAGCACGTATCGTGCATGGCGGACGTCGCTCTCTTTATAGCGCTTTCAGCAGCCATTGATCTCAGCGGAGATGCTTGCCAGTTGTTCTCCCACAAGCTACGCAAGGAGCTTTCCCAAGACCAGCAAGAGTACGCCCCTTGA